A single genomic interval of Bacillus sp. es.036 harbors:
- a CDS encoding phage holin family protein, with translation MDLQQFIQENYLFLVPALWVIGTALKKTPKVPDWSIIWVLIFISIFIATLSFGFNTEALVNAIVASGISVMGHQLYKQTKNI, from the coding sequence ATGGATTTACAACAATTTATTCAGGAAAATTATTTGTTTTTAGTACCTGCTCTCTGGGTGATTGGAACAGCGTTAAAAAAGACTCCGAAAGTACCCGATTGGTCTATCATCTGGGTGCTTATTTTTATTTCAATTTTTATAGCTACTTTATCATTTGGCTTTAATACTGAAGCTCTTGTGAACGCTATAGTAGCTTCAGGTATTTCAGTAATGGGGCATCAACTATACAAACAAACAAAAAATATTTGA